The sequence below is a genomic window from Sceloporus undulatus isolate JIND9_A2432 ecotype Alabama chromosome 5, SceUnd_v1.1, whole genome shotgun sequence.
ATACTTACTTTGTGACGAAAGCCAAGAGGATTGGGATGAGTGATTTAGGGAAATAATCCTGCTGTACCATATGGTTTAGTGTCATCAGAGGGCCATAAAGGCTTGGTACAGCCTTTATTTTCTCTTCACTCTGgaaagaggaagcagaagagagggagacagaaaTAAACAACTATATATGGTTCTGATAGCATAGTTCAACCTTGCAAATACCTATCCAGATACTACggctttctcctttcttttggcCACATCCATTTTCATACATTCTGCAAACATCCTGATGTCCTACCACAAGCATTTCAAAGCACagtttatggtgtgtgtgtgtgtttgcctaaGCAATATAAACAGAGCACTACAGCATCTGTGCTAAGTGTCACTCCTTATCTTAAAGAATCAGCCAAGGCAGGGTATGCAACTATCTTTCCAAACAAGAACAGTAAATATAGTGAGAGCAGTGAAGACACAGCTTCTCATTCATCTGATTCTTGGGCACACCTAGTGCTTGATCCATGTCCTATCTATGCAAAGGTGCTAACTTGCATTTATTCCTATGTATGCTTTCCATTATGCTAAGAACAGAAACAGATACTTCCATGTTATAATATCCTGCTGTAAGACCAGTTTTATAGTAGCCATCATCACAAGATATGTAAGGTGGATTTATGTGGTCAGTGGGACAGGAACATGTTCTTCAGCCAGAGATCCTGACCTTACAAATCTTTCTCCTTTTCAcaacaaagctgcaaatatgaatACAGATCATACTGCCAAGGTGTCATAATTTGCCTGTCTCTCCTCTCACCTTGAGTAATCCCATGTGAATCAAGAGGCTGGTAATGAAAGCATCTGAATTGAAAGTAGCTGATGAAAATGCATCTCTCATCAAGGCATCTAAAAATGGACAGAAGCAGATTTCATTTTAAGAATATGAGAACTTTCAATCACAGCACTGGACAATCAGAAGATTGATTAACAATtaacaaaatattaatataaaatattatcctTGGAGATTGCTTCTCTACTACAGATCTATCACCTACTGCCCTCATGATCATGCCACACTCTCAAAATCCTTTCTGTATTGTTAAGAACAGTACATTAATGTACTGTTGCCCATTATAAGAGTAATACGTCCTCGGAGATTACACATGTGCTGATAATTCTAATTTTTAGTGGCACATTGAAGATTTATGCCTTGCTGTAGTTTAGTGTATCATGCATATTAGTCTTGTGTATATATAGTACATTGATTACATATCTTGGTTTTATAGTATATGtgtttatgattctatgtacacTGCTTAGAAATCTGCAAATGCTGGTAGTTTATAAATAcccataaatgaataaattgaaTTAAATGTATTGTTCCTATTTCCTAAAGCCTTAGGGCAGCTCCCATGCCCACTAACACTGTCCAATTCAAGCGACAATTCACAACAACTCCAAATCAAGATattattgaacataaagaaaaggaCTAACTGCATTTTCCATCCATAATGTGTACAATCACAATATGCAAAGGGTGAGGCTAGCCATCAAACACACGGAGGAATTACACACCTGAAGCTACAAAATAAACAAGAGAGTAACTTGTTCTAACTTTAAATATTCTTAAAAAtgggacaaagaaaaagaaaagaaaggggggaatcaAGATTTGATATACAAGCATGTTAACTATCATAGAGTTACACGTATTCTTTTTTACCTAAGAAATTGATTTCCACATTTGGCGACCTAATATGTATCTCTTTAAATTGTTTCAGAAATTCTTAATGTGTATGAGGCAGCCTCTATGTCAGGGAAGCAGGCTATACAGCCCTCTGGATGTtgctgactacaactcccatcatctctttcCATTAGCTATGGCtctctccagacgggcctttgcggcgcccccatcacatgctaggggttggccgagggcgcacggcccatactggcctcacccctagaacgtgacgggggcgtcaaaatggtggtactctatacacatgggtgccgtcattttgacgcgacggacgttagcatctgcacgtcacgcCCCCATaaggatgtcacgagtgcgccattggtgcactgtgacatctttatggcgccgcaaaaagaacctgctttttaagggttctttttgctgcgtgaggaagccgtgcagtttgtccactgcagctccatTGCGCAACAAAACCAGGCGCGGATAGACCACCTCTATGAATTCACCTCTATGAattctgtatcccgcctatgttggTTAGGACTGATGGCAGTTGTTGTGCAACAACTTCTacagtgatagatagatagatagatagatagatagatagatagacagacagacagacagacagacagacagaactgTGTGTGCTGTGTCTCTTCAagctgtttctaacttatggcaaccttaagactaccgtatcatgggattttcttggcaagatttttcagaggctTGCAACTGCTTTCCTCTaaaactgagaaagtgtgacgtgcccaagttcacccagtggatttccatggctgagcagggttatAGGTACTTGTCTCCCAGttttagtccagcattcaaactgctacaccatgctggctctcaaacacAACAGGCCACCCATCAATCATGCACAAGAGTGCCTGATAACCCAATTTGCATCCTTAGTGAGGCTGTCAAAAAGGGAAAATTATTAAGAACCTGGATGTTACCTGGTTTGAACAAATGAAATACACACTTACCTGTTGTTTCATTCACTGCTGTTTTTACTGTTATCTCATCTTTAAACACAGAAGAGATCTTCAGAAAAACCATGACAACCTTCTCTGTATCAGATGTATCtgtctaaaagaaataaaattccaGAACATAAACATAAATGTGTATGGCAACATATCTCGATGCTGGAtataatgtctgatttatgtttgTCATACTTGGGTCACAATCTATGAAAACTACATCACAGCAACTTCAGTTTATAATAGGGAGCATTGTAAGCTTTTCCAGAATTACACACATAAATGAAAAGCGAAATGTTTTCAACAGTAAGATGGATTTCTGTGGACAACAGATATTGAAGTAGCTAAGCAGAGTGGTTAACCTATATGGGCTTGGGGGTCCTATTTCTGACGTACACATATCCAAAACTACGCCTTTTGTCAAGTCATACAGGGAACATCCACCATGTTTTAAAGAATTGTATTTCAGGGAATCCATTTGTACTTTAATCCATGGTATATGTTCCCAACATGCCTTGCCTTAAGAGGACaatgcagaatttaaaatgaTCACTGCAGCCTCAATAAATTCTATGGGCAAAAATAGAAAGGCATACATAAGCCATGTTTTACACTCACTGcggtaaaaaaaatttttttagctTTCATggtgctgtttgtgtgtgtgtgtgtgtgcgcgtgcacacacacacattcaacttctgtgtcaacttatggcaaaaccatgaatttcacagggttttcttaggctttACTATTTACTTACTTTCAAGTATCTCTAACTATATCCTTTGAACAAATTAAAGCAAGCAATTGGTCTTCTGAGTCCAGGAAAGAAATTCATGGACTGGCAAAATGCAACTGTGGGAAGCTAGGCACTACAAAACTCTTACTGAAGCCTTTGCTTCTAGATTGGCTCAATACTCACCTCCATGAATTTGCTCAGGTGGAATTAGATAGTTTTGCAATGCATACATTGTGCATTGCTCCTCTACAGCATCCAGAGATTAATGTTCTCCTTTTCTATTTACATGCAAAGCATTCTTCTGCATAGCAATGAAAGGATGGAACATTTGGGCAAAAAAAGTGCTAACAATGAGCCTGGGCAGAGAGAACATTTACTTACATGGAGGGAAAATGGCTTACCTGCTGGGCTATCAGTGTTGAGCACTTGGGGCCCAGTCGCAACAGTTTTTCTGGAGATGGAAAAGCTAAAAAAGTGCCAACAtccacaggaggaagaggaggggaagacaCTGGAGGAGTACCCTGGGAACAGAAAGCTCTGAAGATCAGCGCTTCTCACCGAAAGCAGTTAAAgaggaaaaagtaaaaaaaaaaagctggtccAGAACAGCAGGGGCAGCAACAGCCTATAGGATGGATCTAGACTTAAATCATAGCCAACTTAAATCTCATTTCAATGAGTATCACTAAATCTAACCCAATATATGCAAGGAAATTTCTCACCAGTAGTGAAACTAAAGCCTGTATGGCATTCTtattcccaactacagtagactcattgaatcgaTGCATTGATTTACATATGTGCTGACTCACTATTCaaaaattaattcagtgggtcttctctagaTGGGCTTAACCAACAGAATTCAGGGCTAAGCATCATGGGATAAACATCAACAGGAGCTTTTAGATGATAAATTTACAGCTCAATTTAGTCCAAGAAAGGAGCATAAAATTGCACAGCAATCACATTAGCACAGAATGGCAAGCCAGAACAAGGGAGAACACTACTACATGCTGCCTAGTTGCTCCCACTGCAAGCAGGAGCAGATGAACAAATGAAAGATTTTTCATTCACAGTTTACTGTTACTTCTGAATGCAGCAATCTAGTTTGTCTCTTCCCACAATGCCAGAGAAATAATCATAGAACAAAACATAGGTTATTTATTTGGCTTGGCAGGGGAGCAACAAGACAGATGGGGAAATTGTGGTAAGCAAATCAGAGAAACATGTTTATTCAGCTGTTTCTGCTTGCAATGAATACAAGCGGGCATCATTCACCAGCATGATGCCTGGTCCTGGCTTGCCAGTCCACAAAAACTCATCAACCATGATAACAGTTTCTCTAGAAAAACTTCAGTTTTCTAAAGCAAAAGTGATCTGATTTAACATGTCTgacatatttaaatttaaaagcttGCTATATTAAATACTGTATGAACTCTGAAAagttaaaaagtatttaaatttaaatatctgATCAGAAAAGAACCTTATATAAACTGCactttatgttgttttaaaatgttatattcaaACACGTTAATGCTTGGAAATTATTCTTTATGGAATAAATTTTGACTTTTTCAAGATAGTACAACCTATATTCCTTTACATTGCTTAAATTCTAAAGAAATCAACAATGAAAGAAACAACAGGCTCATTTTAGCATGGTCAAACAGCTTTGCAATTGTATcaattatattattgttgttgttgttgttgtattactattatattaattggaatcttgcttttcttccaaaattgggacccaaaacagctttctaTTAATCTTtgctatatacagtggacccctgttataccctgggctttggttccaagatcccccgtgtataacaaaatccatgtatgctcaagtcccattaaatataatgacatagcaaaatggtgttccctataaaaaatggaaaatcaaggtttgatgtttgaaatttatactttttttttaaacatttttaaaccatggatgcttgaatccgtgtatatgaagagctgactgtattacaAACTGGTCAGCTACAAAaaaatttacatatgcatatatgctACATAGTCACCTAAGAAAGTTAGTAACTCTGAAACAATGACATTTGGCtagtaaaaagataaaagtagtcccttgacacgaATGTCTAGTCATAGCCGAATCGTAGCCGAagcggtgctcatctctatttctaggccgaagagccagcgttgtccaaggattgctctgatggtcatgtggccagcatgactgcatcaaacactgttatcttcccactgagatagatagatacctatctatctacttgcatttgcatgctttcaaactgctagattggcagaagttgggactataGTGACAGaaactcaccccatcatacaaCACTTGGGTTTCGAACTgacaaccttctgatcttcagaTCATCACAACTGtcattttaaccactaagccaccacttaGTACTGTACAATATTCATTAATTAATACTGTAATTCATTAATTAATACTGTACTAGTACTGTATTCATTAATTAATCTGATCCATTTATCCATTTTTGgaaatggaaatacagtggggcctcattATCTGCGGACTTGTTATCCGTGGATTTCAGCATCTACGGGTGGCAAGCCTGCAtggtccccaatggtggcgtATGAGCATGGCCGCGCctccattagggacagcccccactGCCCCCAGTGGCACACGGCCActctgccattagggacaatgagaaTTTAGATAAGCCCTTGTTccactgtccctaatggcagtgcagccacgtGCATGCATACACcaacattggggacaacaggacttgagcatccatggattttggtatctgaaaatgtgtgtgtgtgtgtgtgtcttggaacggatcccccacagatacccaggtcccactgtatttacatGGAAAATTGGCATGAAATTTTTTTTAGCACTTTCCTGTCACACAGCAATGTACCGATTTACAACAGTTTGTTCTCTTCATCTAAAAGCAATGTACTTACATGTGCCACTATGATTTTTTGAGGTGTTAGTGATTCTTGTTCTCCCTGGCCCCTCTCCTGAACCTGAGgttgctcttcctcttcttcctcttcctcccctgcctcctcctcttcatcgtcatcctcctcctcctcttcctcatcgtCATCCTCatcttctccatcatcatcactatgTGAAGAAATTTGTGTAAAATGTTATAAATAGGGCTCCTTCTACATACTGCATGTACATTTTGTAGTTCCCTGGTTTGTAATATACAACAAAGATTAACATATAAACTTAAATTTGTTAACTGTAGAAACAAGTTAAAAGTTAGTATTTATTCAAACAGATTCGTAATGAAAGGTAAAGAAGCCAAGATTGATCCAGAGTAATCTTGCATAATGTAAAAGCTACCTGGAGACACAACATTATTAAGAAATGACACAAAACTAGTCCAGTAACAGAAGCTATCTGGTTTGCCAAAATGTTAATTATTCCAAAGAGCTTTGGTCTTTAAAATTACTCAAAGACAAAATAGAAAGGTTTGCCACTAAACTGAAATCTAGTTACTGAACAGAATTCTGGGGTAGAATTCAACTCTTGGCATCTATTCCTGATGTTGCCCAGGAATACTGTGAGGTCAAGGGCTAGTGTAAATACTTGTGTGGTCTCAAGAGTTTTCTGGTAAGAAGAGAACACAGCCAGAACAGCCTGGGCTGATTCCTATTACAGCTGTCAGGTCAATTTGGGTGACAAGCACAATGTATTGAGGACTGAGGATACAAGGGCAGAGAAGTCAAAGAGTAGGTGTGTCAAAGACAGAGAATACAGGTAAGAAGTCCAGAGAAAAAAATCAAGGAGCTTGAGGTATATGTGCTAACATGCCTGTCCATACTGACAAATTAAGAGATGCCAGGTTGGAGGCACTAGTATAGCCAAAGTGGCAAGTGCTTGTTTGAGGGAGCCATTTTAAAGAGAGTTTACAGCAAGGCTGCTGCACACAGAGTGTCATTTTTAGGCAAGATGTATAAAGTGACAAAACCTGTTAAGCTTTTCTGACTTGCACTAATTTAACTATATTTGTGGTGGATCAGCATCTCCTTCCCACTAATTTTTGTGCCCCCTATCTGCTCCCCATTTCTGAACTTGCTACAGTAGTAAAACTGCTACTTTTTCACATGAAAAGGCCAGGATGCACCATGTTTTTAAGAATACACACTCCCAGAAGTTTCCAGGCAGTGTGACTGGCCTTAAAATAAATCTTTACATGCACATATTAtttagacaaaaaaataaaaaagcagaattttttGCTACATCAGCAATTGGTTACTGGCCACCAACTACAAATGACAACCATAACAAATCATTAACAGAAAGAGTATATACAATTCAGATTTTTAAGAATAAGAAGTTGATGCCAAAGATTTGGACAGTTTAAAGCCACCCCAGCTCAGCCAGATTCTCCTTGCAATCATggttattaaaaacaataaaatcactaGTATTGCCAGACAAGCAGCCTTTTTACAAATATCACTACCTATACTCAGTTTCACTAAAAAATCTAAGAACTATACAAAAAGACATAAGAAGAGGTCTGCTGCCTACCAGATGCCTACTGGAAATCCACAAGCAGATCATGAGTACAAtagcttcttcttctctcttaccTCAGGGATGCAAGCACCTCTGCCATGTTGAAACCTTCAAGGATCTCATGAAGTTGTTCACAACCTTCCCCTCCAAAACAATTGCCTATAAAAACGATAGAAGCATACAGAGCTCTAGAGTTGTTCAAAGGTAATTTGACAGTATAATGGAACTGCTGAAAACTACCTGTCATTCCAACTGGGCAAACCTGCCATTGTTTCACAATGAGGCTTTCTAcactgtcatttgggacgtccggaggacgtcccattttaaaaaaggggcgtctcttatagacgcccctgggcctagtacggactctgtccgtacaagatggcgccggcccttctacatggccggtgccatctttgcgtatcggacgctgagcatccgtacgcgacgcgtcctttgtgacgtagcgagtgcgcccctggcgcctcgctacgtcacaaacgcgacggaaaaagacgctccattttggagcttctttttcggtccgtgcgggagtcgcgccgtgtggaggcaccggctcccccgcggacctaccggcggcggcggcagagcgccgcaaagtggcggtatgtaccccgcccatAATGCTTATATGAATAAACAAAAATGGATGCCCAGGTACAGGACTTGCTCTCTGAAGGAAACTAAAATGCAGCTTGTTTGCTAGGTTAATGAcataggacattaaaaaaaaatccatgatataAGTGCATGTGCTGAAATTTCATTGATCAGTTAAGTTATTGTGATGTacgaaatacagtgtgccctttctttacagggaggatctgttctggacccccccccccccccgtgtaaaagATAAAGCGCataagctcgagccccattggaagtaatggggcttgtgcccactgCAGTTGCGCaacccattacttcttccagggtgcaTAAGGCTTTTTTCTGGTGCAGCTTTGTGTATGATACGCATTCATAAACACAATTGCCTCAGAAAATAAAGCTGACATGATACTTTTTCAGAGAATTGATGAGACACAGTTATCTCATCAATTCCCTGAAAAAGTATCATGTCAAACTGCCTAGGATTGAGACGTGCAAACAACAATAGCTTTGCATAATTATTTGAGGCTTGGAAAATCACAGGAATTAGGAAAACTAAAGAACAGGAACCTCAGAAGCAAGACTATATAAAGTAGGTAATGAATTCAAAATCTGAGGGAAGTTTGGGTGAAAGGGAGAGCTTGAAAAAGGAACTAGGGCAATTGTATATGCCAATCTGAAATAGCCAGTCAACTGTTTAGCAGCAGGTTTCTAGATAACACTAGAGCACACTATTGACACAGATGTTTTTCCATACCATTGAGATCTAACTTCTCCAGCTCTGATCTGTCTTCAATAGCCTCAGCAATAACCAGAGCTGCATCTCTCTTGATTTCACAGAAGGACAAATTGAGTTCCTGAAAGACAAAAGAATGGTTTTACAGGAAtactcaaacaaaacaaaccgcttcatttatatactgcttcatactaaactaacagtgtctaagctgtttacaactgtaagctaattgcccccaacaatctgggtactcattttacatgACAATCAGTATGGTGGAACAGACTGCAACAaatgctttttccttttcttgcaaACCTTGGaagatatgtatttatttacaatatttgcATGTTGTCCAATTCTTAAGAGGTTCAAGATCTCTGTATATACTCCAGACACAGACTATTAGGGAGAGATTCTCCCTCCAGTCTCTCCTTAGGCTCCTTCCCACAAGAGACCAATGAGCTCAGCCAGTTGACTCAGGGGCAAAAGTTAGCTACAGCTTGGCCCAGCAGCCATCCAGCAAGAGCAGTGCTCAGCCAATGACCTATATCACTCTTTATTTCACCACTTTAAAACCCCTTGCCATACATCAGACACAACTGGGTCCTTTCAAATAACTGAAAGCTGATTTTAATGTTGTCCATTAATGGTATTTTTAGCTGTCTGACAACAATTTACAACAAGATTAAGATCTAACCAATACCTTTAGCTTATGAAGTCCTTCTCTCACAGCTTCAGCTATAGCAACAGCACCTTTTGATCGCACCAGGCAGTCACCAAAGTTGATCACTTCCACTTGGCGGAGTTTCTTCAGTGTCTGAGAAGAACAAAAACACAGGATATCAAAAATTCAGACAACGTAAGACTAAATCCTGAAAAAAATGATACTTTGCCTACATCTTGCCAGGATTTTGTAACCCAAATGgctattaatatttttaagcaaGCAGTTACAACtgaagagagccagagtggtgtagtggtttaagtgttggtctACGATGCTGGAGACTTCTcctcacagccatggaaacccactgggtggccttgagtgagtcacacacactcagtcccagaaaactctgtgatagggtcacattagggttgccatgtcaaaaatgacttgaaggtgaacaacaacaaagttacaaCTGAAAGGAACTCACCTCTGCCATGGCCACAGCACCCTTCTCTGTAAAAGTGTTATCGTTCAGATTGATCACTCTTAGCAGGGGATTGACAGCAAAGGCCTGAGCTAAGGCTCTAATTCCTGGATGGTTGATTCCATTCTGTGGCATATGAACTTCTTCCAAAGTCCCAATAACCTGAGCAGCAAAACAGCATGGAAGccaattatacaaaagagattaTGTTTACGGCCTACCTCTTGGAGAACAGTGCTCTGAGACATTTTCCTCCTCATTAACTGCAGTTGTTCCTGGATATCCTTCAAGAGAAGCTTTTCCAAATGTCCAAATAACCAATATGCATCCCTTAttccagaattctggaattttggtTATAGTTTACAGACATCACACCAAGCCAAACTTCTAAACCTCATGGCTACATTAGAGACTAGAAACCAGATTATTTGTAAGTGTTATGATGCCTTTAGTAAATGAAAAACACAccagattttttaattttttttagcaagacaaaaagttgttgctcttgagatccaagttgcctccttcctttgtgaagctataagctcctttgttaggcagagagcactgaatttttaaagaagccttccatgtttttgcattaggaaacatttttcaggtgctgttttggtaaaacatgccaactGTAGTcaattttttttgagggggggaaatgttttatctttgttggaAGTAGAAATCTCAAATGGTAGAAGATAGAGACAACTTGGATCTCAACAGGAggatctctttttgtcttgctaatggaagtACTCCATTTTCTGGAGTACCccaatggccagaaggaggagaggcctgTCTGCCTGAATACCACCTGAACTGAAAACAGctgcatcttgacaaaatgcaggcttgtgactaacactgtcataattttttttctcctccagtatgatttttaacactttttcctgatgaagaaacaACCAGTGGAATTTCAAAAcattgcaacatgtattttgtgcaattttGTTAGCCCAagaaaggtattactgttttgtggattttggatcttattgtactttgctatagggCCATACAGCTATGCCTGGGTATGTTTTCTgaatatagttttatttattatagtaGGACAGAAGAACAAGAGGAATTGGCTATTGCTCCAGGGAACTGACCACTGGTAAATCAGTACTGTCAACAGCTATACCTAGGACAGCACCTGAAAGAATAGtaggaactttttaaaaaatgacattaaaCTATGTTGGATTCCAAAGAATATATATGTTCTTTAGGACTGTCTTAGAATGGCAAAATCTTCCATTTACATACAACAAGCATCAGgttaaataattttgtgtcaAGCCCCTACTCTTCATACTTACCCTGAATGCCTCAGCAAGAGCAGTTGCACCATCATTTTCCAGGCGGTTTCTGCCAGCTACAAATATCTTCAAAGCCAAAGGCTTGCCTTGAGCACTTGATTTTCTGTGACATTCTGTCAGAGCTCCTGCcaagatctttaaaaaaacatcataaAGTATTAAACTGTTTACGCTGTTAGAATATCATTTTGGTCAGAGGGATTTCCCTTCCTCTAAGTCACACAAAAACATTACATATCACTAAAAACAACTGTCAATTGTTAACAGAAAGGTAATTTAGGTCAGTAAAATGCAATGATTGTGTTATATGTCTCCAGTACATATTTCTTTCCATGTGAGATAAGGCTCCTTACCCACCCCAAGGGTTAAGTCTTTTGCTTCCTCCCAAAATGTTCTATGGTAGGCAAAAGAAttgagtcaatttttgacctTGAGTACCTGCCACAAGATAATTCCACTTCCCATTGCACAGCCTATTTCTATCATCTTGTGGAGGCTTTATCAAGGCAACAACCTACAACAATGGCAGTGGAATGAAAACAAGGGAAACTACTACTGATCTTTGTACAGATGCAGGAAATATGTTACCTTGCCACCGCCAATGCCCATGCCACAGTTGTTTAGTTTAAGTTCTTGCAATGTGAAACAGGTTGGACTGTTCAGTAGTGCCTCAAATCCACGCACACCATCAGGTCCAAAGGCATTGTCACTCAGGTCCAGTTCTGTAAGCTGGCAGCCAGCACTAATTAGGGCATCTCCAAGAGATATCTGCAAAATGACCCAAGGGTTAATTgactaagtctcttctcatactAAGGAGTATTTGGGGCTCCAGGATATGACACTTTAAGTAAATGTTTATTCTTCACATGTGGAAACTATGTAGtataaaatattgtattatattacagAAAATACCTCCAGGATTAAAAGATGCAGTCTTGACATGTACAATAGTCTACTAAGAAGGAAAATATCAAGGCCATATACTTAGGCATCTTTACATGGGCTTAATTCCTTTTGTACTTGGACAGACTGCCTTCAGTAGAAAGACTGTGACTGGAGTAGGTCCTTGACAGGGGCACCACTATGGCATCAGGGATATCTGCTCTGCTCCTTGTCTACTTATAACCTTCCACTTGACCTCAGGGGTTCCTATTCACTCACAAAATGGAGGCAACACAATTAGATGGGCAGGTGCTCTTTCTCAA
It includes:
- the RANGAP1 gene encoding ran GTPase-activating protein 1; protein product: MASEDITKLAESLAKTQVGDGQLSFKGKSLKLNTAEDAEEVIKEIEEFDGLEALRLEGNTVGVEAARVIAKALEKKSQLKKCYWSDMFTGRLRSEIPPALISLGDALISAGCQLTELDLSDNAFGPDGVRGFEALLNSPTCFTLQELKLNNCGMGIGGGKILAGALTECHRKSSAQGKPLALKIFVAGRNRLENDGATALAEAFRVIGTLEEVHMPQNGINHPGIRALAQAFAVNPLLRVINLNDNTFTEKGAVAMAETLKKLRQVEVINFGDCLVRSKGAVAIAEAVREGLHKLKELNLSFCEIKRDAALVIAEAIEDRSELEKLDLNGNCFGGEGCEQLHEILEGFNMAEVLASLSDDDGEDEDDDEEEEEEDDDEEEEAGEEEEEEEEQPQVQERGQGEQESLTPQKIIVAHGTPPVSSPPLPPVDVGTFLAFPSPEKLLRLGPKCSTLIAQQTDTSDTEKVVMVFLKISSVFKDEITVKTAVNETTDALMRDAFSSATFNSDAFITSLLIHMGLLKSEEKIKAVPSLYGPLMTLNHMVQQDYFPKSLIPILLAFVTKPNRALDSCSFARHMLLQTLHQL